A single window of uncultured Cohaesibacter sp. DNA harbors:
- a CDS encoding DNA translocase FtsK, with amino-acid sequence MTAYDEYGAAPRARHTGRRQAKDSALRQALRRNVFAATGLLGLLICAAIAASLVTWHVGDPSLSNAVDHAPRNILGRPGAILSDLLIQGFGLATAFLLIPPVVWLWRLVRLQPMGLSRNRAMAWFGGLGLIAIACAAIPAPNSWPLPLSLGGMIGDSFLSIVARFDATFMKGVGAIGVAAVTAIAGLALLFNAANASLSSLVLKRKRSDVKIHGEQEADLADDEEDWEEEDDQGFDVRDGGEGTLDRTKGPNARRYSALSIPLGAISHWLLSRKASKLRRSQIQSKSQSRVAEAPAAPTPQKAPKPKKKGLLTALLGEEDDGLEELANRLEPRMDVGGAPSYQQGASMHNPTSSELGYGGPEDFAPRHAAQPHETDDDYGYDDTPWEVEDDYADAPLLAHGQKQGQMRGQPVGMAPRDLEREPQDPQQRAMTNETAEARPVAAGRNGKRMVRAGQGNVFTRKDPYLHPTLEFLAQPETLGPNAGLTADQLEHNARLLEGVLSDFGIRGEIIKVRPGPVVTLYELEPAPGIKSSRVIGLADDIARSMSAISARVAVVPGRNAIGIELPNARRETVYLREILASKDFDKSKAKLPICLGKNISGDPVVVDLARMPHVLVAGTTGSGKSVSINTTIMSLLYRHKPDECRLIMIDPKMLELSIYDGIPHLLTPVVTDPAKAVVALKWAVREMEQRYKSMSKMGVRNIDGFNKRVRDSLAKGEQVTRTIQTGFDPETGDPIYEQEELNLEPMPYIVVVVDEMADLMMVAGKDIEGAIQRLAQMARAAGIHLIMATQRPSVDVITGTIKANFPTRMSFQVTSKIDSRTILGEMGAEQLLGMGDMLYMAGGGRIQRVHGAFISDEEVEAIVNHLKLQGTPDYLEAVTEEDDDDPIASSAGGRAGDGGGSDAETLYDKAVDIVIRDRKASTSYIQRRLSIGYNRAATLIEQMENEGVISAANHAGKREVLVPEEGATM; translated from the coding sequence ATGACCGCATACGACGAGTATGGAGCCGCGCCTCGCGCGCGGCACACCGGCCGAAGACAGGCAAAGGACAGCGCCCTGCGCCAAGCCCTCAGACGCAATGTCTTTGCGGCAACGGGACTGCTTGGCCTGCTCATTTGTGCTGCCATTGCCGCAAGCCTTGTAACCTGGCACGTGGGCGATCCCAGCCTGTCCAACGCGGTCGATCACGCGCCGCGCAACATCCTTGGCCGACCCGGAGCCATCCTGTCCGATCTGCTGATTCAAGGCTTCGGGCTGGCCACCGCCTTCCTGCTGATCCCGCCCGTTGTCTGGCTCTGGCGTCTGGTGCGCCTGCAGCCCATGGGTCTGAGCAGAAATCGCGCCATGGCATGGTTTGGTGGCCTCGGCCTCATCGCCATTGCCTGCGCGGCCATTCCGGCTCCCAACAGTTGGCCCCTGCCGCTCAGTCTGGGTGGCATGATCGGCGACAGCTTCCTGTCGATCGTGGCCCGCTTCGACGCCACCTTCATGAAGGGGGTCGGCGCAATCGGCGTTGCCGCCGTTACCGCCATCGCTGGCCTTGCCCTGTTGTTCAATGCCGCGAACGCCAGCCTCTCGAGCCTGGTCCTCAAGCGCAAACGCAGCGACGTCAAGATCCACGGCGAGCAAGAGGCAGACCTCGCTGACGATGAAGAGGACTGGGAAGAAGAAGACGATCAGGGCTTTGACGTGCGCGACGGCGGCGAAGGCACCCTTGACCGCACCAAGGGCCCCAACGCCAGACGCTACTCTGCCCTGTCCATTCCCCTTGGGGCCATCAGCCACTGGCTCCTGTCCCGCAAGGCAAGCAAGCTGCGCCGGTCTCAAATCCAGTCGAAGTCCCAGTCCCGCGTGGCCGAAGCACCGGCTGCACCGACACCGCAAAAGGCTCCCAAACCCAAGAAGAAGGGCCTTCTCACCGCCTTGCTTGGCGAGGAGGACGATGGCCTTGAAGAACTCGCCAATCGCCTTGAGCCGCGCATGGACGTGGGCGGCGCGCCCTCCTATCAGCAGGGCGCGAGCATGCACAATCCCACCTCAAGCGAGCTTGGCTATGGCGGGCCGGAGGACTTTGCCCCCCGTCATGCAGCCCAGCCGCACGAGACGGACGACGATTACGGCTATGACGACACGCCATGGGAGGTCGAGGACGATTATGCCGACGCACCGCTGTTGGCCCATGGACAGAAGCAGGGCCAGATGAGAGGCCAGCCGGTCGGCATGGCACCCCGCGATCTTGAGCGCGAGCCGCAGGACCCGCAGCAACGCGCCATGACTAACGAGACCGCCGAGGCGAGACCTGTCGCCGCTGGCCGGAACGGCAAGCGCATGGTTCGCGCAGGGCAAGGCAACGTCTTCACCCGCAAGGACCCTTATCTGCATCCGACCCTCGAGTTTCTCGCCCAGCCCGAAACTCTCGGTCCCAATGCAGGCCTCACAGCTGACCAGCTCGAGCACAACGCCCGTCTGCTTGAAGGCGTGCTGTCCGACTTCGGCATCCGCGGCGAAATCATCAAGGTTCGCCCGGGCCCCGTTGTCACACTCTATGAGCTCGAACCGGCACCGGGCATCAAATCCTCGCGCGTCATCGGCCTTGCCGACGACATTGCCCGCTCCATGAGCGCCATTTCGGCCCGTGTCGCCGTCGTGCCGGGTCGCAACGCCATCGGCATCGAACTGCCCAACGCCCGCCGCGAAACGGTCTACCTGCGCGAAATTCTGGCCTCCAAGGACTTCGACAAATCCAAGGCCAAGCTGCCGATCTGCCTCGGCAAGAACATCTCCGGCGACCCGGTCGTTGTCGACCTTGCCCGCATGCCGCACGTCCTTGTCGCAGGGACCACCGGCTCGGGTAAATCCGTCTCCATCAACACCACGATCATGTCCCTGCTCTATCGTCACAAGCCGGACGAATGCCGCCTTATCATGATCGACCCGAAAATGCTCGAACTGTCCATCTATGATGGCATCCCCCATCTGTTGACCCCCGTCGTGACCGACCCGGCCAAGGCCGTCGTTGCGCTGAAATGGGCCGTACGCGAGATGGAACAGCGCTACAAGAGCATGTCCAAGATGGGCGTTCGCAACATCGACGGCTTCAACAAACGCGTCCGCGATTCCCTCGCCAAGGGCGAACAGGTGACCCGCACCATCCAGACCGGCTTCGACCCCGAGACCGGCGATCCGATCTACGAGCAGGAAGAGCTCAACCTCGAGCCGATGCCCTACATCGTCGTCGTCGTTGACGAAATGGCCGACCTGATGATGGTCGCAGGCAAGGACATCGAGGGCGCCATCCAGCGCCTTGCCCAGATGGCTCGTGCCGCAGGTATCCACCTGATCATGGCCACCCAGCGCCCGTCGGTGGACGTCATCACCGGCACCATCAAGGCCAACTTCCCGACCCGCATGTCCTTCCAGGTGACCTCCAAGATCGACAGCCGCACGATCCTTGGCGAAATGGGGGCCGAACAGCTGCTCGGCATGGGTGACATGCTCTACATGGCCGGGGGTGGCCGTATCCAGCGCGTCCATGGTGCCTTCATTTCCGACGAGGAAGTCGAGGCCATCGTCAACCATCTCAAGCTGCAGGGCACGCCCGACTATCTCGAGGCCGTCACCGAGGAAGATGATGACGACCCGATTGCCAGTTCCGCAGGGGGCAGAGCTGGTGACGGAGGGGGCAGCGATGCCGAGACCCTCTATGACAAGGCCGTCGATATCGTAATCCGTGATCGCAAGGCTTCCACGAGCTATATCCAGCGCCGCCTGTCGATCGGCTACAACCGGGCCGCGACCCTCATCGAACAGATGGAAAATGAAGGGGTAATCAGCGCTGCCAACCATGCAGGCAAGCGCGAGGTACTCGTGCCCGAAGAAGGCGCAACGATGTAG
- a CDS encoding transcription antitermination factor NusB produces MAAREGALRLIHAVLSEKALLDDAYRDEITEGPLRKLTGSDRAFAKRIATTVLQHLGEIDTLLSRFMDRGMPKKSGPLRNILRIGVAELMYLDTPPHAVVDCAVSQYRTWRKYAGFKGLTNAILRRVSNEGREELASIDVARANLPAWLYRSWCDHYGLAVTNAIVAECLKPQIPLDLSLKTPSEKDHWAKELGASETPTGSLRLQEHERVDRLPGFEDGAWWVQDAAATVPVKLMGDVSGRDVLDLCAAPGGKSLQLAAAGAKVTAVDISEKRLERVTENLNRTGLEADLVAGDLLKHDFGRKWPLILLDAPCSATGTIRRHPELIHQRTVDDIAHFSSLQAKMLDRVAEWVEPGGMMVFCTCSLQPEEGPGLIADFLMGNPQFGIEPVEEGQLEGLDPFIQPDGSIRTRPDLWADTGGLDGFYAIRLRHMG; encoded by the coding sequence ATGGCGGCCCGAGAAGGAGCCCTTCGTCTCATTCACGCGGTTCTGAGCGAGAAAGCCTTGCTCGATGACGCCTATCGCGACGAGATCACCGAAGGACCCTTGCGCAAACTGACAGGCAGCGACCGCGCCTTTGCCAAGCGCATCGCGACCACGGTTCTGCAGCATCTGGGCGAGATCGACACCCTGCTCAGCCGCTTCATGGATCGGGGCATGCCGAAAAAGTCCGGCCCCTTGCGCAACATCCTGCGCATCGGCGTTGCCGAACTGATGTATCTCGACACACCGCCCCACGCTGTTGTCGACTGTGCTGTGTCGCAATACCGCACATGGCGCAAATATGCTGGTTTCAAGGGCCTGACCAACGCCATCCTGCGCCGCGTCTCGAACGAGGGACGGGAAGAACTGGCGAGCATTGATGTCGCACGGGCCAATCTGCCCGCCTGGCTCTATCGCTCCTGGTGCGATCACTATGGTCTGGCAGTCACCAACGCCATCGTAGCCGAGTGCCTCAAGCCGCAGATCCCGCTTGATCTCTCCCTGAAGACCCCATCCGAGAAAGACCACTGGGCCAAGGAACTGGGCGCGTCGGAAACCCCGACCGGCTCCCTGCGCCTCCAGGAGCACGAGCGCGTCGACCGCCTGCCCGGCTTTGAAGACGGTGCATGGTGGGTTCAGGATGCCGCCGCAACGGTTCCGGTCAAGTTGATGGGGGATGTCAGCGGTCGGGACGTTCTCGACCTCTGCGCCGCTCCCGGTGGCAAGAGCCTGCAACTGGCCGCCGCTGGAGCAAAGGTAACCGCCGTTGACATCTCGGAAAAGCGCCTTGAGCGCGTCACCGAAAACCTCAACCGCACCGGACTTGAGGCCGATCTGGTCGCAGGAGACCTGCTGAAACATGATTTCGGGCGCAAATGGCCACTGATCCTGCTTGATGCCCCCTGCTCGGCAACCGGCACCATCAGGCGCCATCCGGAACTCATCCACCAGCGGACTGTCGACGACATCGCGCATTTTTCGAGCCTTCAGGCCAAGATGCTTGATCGGGTCGCAGAATGGGTCGAGCCGGGCGGCATGATGGTCTTCTGCACCTGCTCGCTCCAACCCGAAGAAGGCCCCGGCCTCATTGCGGATTTCCTGATGGGCAATCCCCAATTCGGCATAGAGCCAGTAGAAGAAGGCCAACTGGAAGGGCTCGATCCCTTCATCCAGCCAGACGGCTCCATAAGAACCCGCCCCGATCTCTGGGCTGATACTGGCGGACTTGACGGATTCTACGCGATCCGCCTCCGACATATGGGCTAG
- a CDS encoding outer-membrane lipoprotein carrier protein LolA, translating into MQHASRPTARAKARTAQPTRLLTMMLGSLLLVLALALATGAKAMTEDEKAALDTISAAFNSTKTMNGEFIQTAPSGDTLQGYFFIERPGKIRFYYSKPSYTDIISDGKTLSIEDRKLRTQDIYPLSKTPLRVLLSENLNLASDERVRQAVISDDIVSVVVEQESLFGDGILTLIFERDTSLLRQWTIRDANNNETTVTVFNVETGRPVKQSLFEIKYNLGPNSRSN; encoded by the coding sequence ATGCAACACGCATCCCGCCCGACCGCCCGCGCCAAGGCCCGCACCGCACAACCAACGCGCCTGCTGACCATGATGCTCGGCAGTCTGCTGCTTGTCCTTGCTCTTGCGCTCGCGACCGGCGCAAAGGCCATGACAGAGGATGAGAAGGCGGCCCTCGATACCATTTCAGCCGCCTTCAACAGCACCAAGACGATGAATGGCGAATTCATCCAGACAGCACCAAGCGGCGACACCCTGCAGGGTTATTTCTTCATCGAACGTCCCGGCAAGATCCGCTTCTACTATTCTAAACCGTCCTACACGGACATCATTTCCGACGGCAAAACCCTGTCCATCGAGGATCGCAAGCTCAGGACACAGGACATCTATCCCCTGTCCAAGACCCCTTTGCGCGTCCTTCTGTCAGAAAATCTCAATCTCGCGTCGGATGAGCGCGTGCGGCAGGCCGTGATTTCCGACGACATCGTCAGTGTGGTTGTCGAGCAGGAAAGCCTGTTTGGTGACGGCATCCTGACCCTGATCTTCGAGCGCGACACCTCGCTGCTCAGACAGTGGACCATCCGCGATGCCAACAACAACGAGACGACCGTCACCGTCTTCAATGTCGAGACGGGTCGCCCGGTCAAGCAGTCTCTTTTCGAGATCAAATACAACCTTGGTCCGAACAGCCGAAGCAACTAG
- a CDS encoding aminotransferase class I/II-fold pyridoxal phosphate-dependent enzyme: MQDERSPFQKLADLLCDIVPVNQDREAPINMTIGEPGHAYPAFIPEVILEHKADFGRYPPMRGTDDFRKAVEDWLNWRYDLGGLPLGEKSILPLNGTREGLFHAVIGARDWARFHFGKHLVNPAVLLPNPFYHTYIGAARAIDAAPVFLNGTAETGFLPDLDELAKDTALLDRTVAFFYASPANPQGNIADIATWKKLITLARKHDFLILADECYSELYRETPPAGILEACEGDFSHVVTFHSLSKRSNLPGLRCGFAAGDPAFLTEWTKYRNLVAPQVSMPLQAAGAAAFRDEDHVIENRRLYNEKFDVVHRILGKDLPHDIPPAGFFLWLDVSAFGDDVTVTEKLWREVGVRVIPGSYLARPDANGKNPGDGFLRIALVGTREETEDAMGRIRSCLIG; encoded by the coding sequence ATGCAAGACGAACGTTCTCCTTTTCAGAAATTGGCAGATCTTCTGTGCGATATCGTACCGGTAAATCAGGACCGTGAGGCCCCGATCAACATGACGATTGGTGAGCCCGGTCACGCCTATCCCGCTTTCATTCCCGAGGTAATTCTCGAGCACAAGGCCGACTTCGGACGTTATCCGCCCATGCGCGGTACCGACGATTTCCGCAAGGCCGTGGAAGACTGGCTCAACTGGCGCTATGACCTTGGCGGCCTGCCCCTTGGCGAGAAGAGCATCCTGCCGCTCAACGGCACCCGCGAAGGCCTGTTCCATGCGGTCATCGGTGCCCGCGACTGGGCCCGCTTCCATTTCGGCAAGCATCTGGTCAATCCTGCTGTGCTGCTGCCCAATCCCTTCTATCACACCTATATCGGGGCTGCCCGCGCCATTGATGCCGCGCCGGTTTTCCTCAATGGCACGGCAGAGACCGGTTTCCTGCCCGATCTCGACGAACTGGCCAAGGACACCGCTCTGCTCGATCGCACGGTTGCGTTTTTCTATGCCTCACCGGCAAACCCGCAAGGCAACATTGCCGACATCGCCACATGGAAGAAGCTCATCACGCTGGCCCGGAAGCATGATTTCCTGATTCTGGCAGACGAGTGCTATTCCGAGCTTTACCGCGAGACCCCTCCCGCTGGCATTCTTGAGGCCTGCGAAGGAGACTTCAGCCACGTTGTCACCTTCCATTCCCTGTCCAAGCGCTCAAATCTCCCCGGTCTGCGCTGCGGATTCGCGGCTGGCGATCCCGCCTTCCTCACCGAATGGACGAAATATCGCAATCTCGTCGCTCCACAGGTTTCCATGCCTCTGCAGGCCGCCGGAGCCGCAGCTTTCCGCGACGAAGACCACGTGATTGAGAACCGCCGTCTCTACAACGAGAAATTCGATGTCGTGCACCGCATTTTGGGCAAAGATCTGCCCCATGACATCCCCCCGGCCGGTTTCTTTCTCTGGCTTGATGTCAGCGCCTTTGGCGACGATGTGACGGTGACCGAAAAGCTCTGGCGCGAAGTTGGCGTGCGGGTCATTCCCGGCTCCTATCTTGCCCGCCCGGATGCCAACGGCAAGAACCCTGGCGACGGGTTCCTGCGCATCGCGCTCGTGGGCACACGCGAAGAAACAGAAGACGCCATGGGGCGCATCCGAAGCTGTCTGATCGGCTGA
- the xth gene encoding exodeoxyribonuclease III yields MPITIATWNINSIRPRMHHVAQFFADRAPDILCLQETKVMNDKFPGSDLKKLGYVHQAINGQKSYHGVATLSRIPLVNVEMREFCEKGDARHLEVTVETDAGPLRIHNFYVPAGGDIPDPALNDKFQHKLDFLDEMKAWLTGEETKGASILVGDLNIAPHENDVWNHKQLIKVVSHTPVECDALNAVQAAGPWQDVVRNHVPVEHRLFSWWSYRSPNWDEADKGRRLDHIWATDAIADKVDHIEVYRNARGWEKPSDHAPIIARLDVSAIQS; encoded by the coding sequence GTGCCGATCACCATTGCCACCTGGAACATCAACTCCATTCGCCCCCGCATGCATCATGTCGCCCAGTTCTTTGCGGATCGAGCTCCCGATATCCTCTGCCTTCAGGAAACCAAGGTCATGAATGACAAGTTTCCCGGCTCGGACCTCAAGAAACTCGGCTACGTCCATCAGGCGATCAATGGCCAGAAGAGCTATCACGGCGTTGCCACCTTGTCGCGGATCCCGCTCGTCAATGTCGAAATGCGCGAATTCTGCGAAAAGGGCGACGCACGCCATCTCGAAGTAACGGTGGAGACAGATGCCGGTCCCTTGCGCATTCACAATTTCTATGTCCCGGCGGGGGGCGACATTCCCGACCCGGCGCTGAATGACAAGTTCCAACACAAGCTTGATTTCCTTGACGAAATGAAAGCTTGGCTGACGGGAGAGGAAACCAAGGGCGCGTCCATTCTGGTTGGCGACCTCAACATCGCCCCGCACGAAAACGACGTCTGGAACCACAAGCAGCTCATCAAGGTCGTCAGCCATACGCCCGTCGAGTGCGACGCCCTCAATGCCGTTCAGGCCGCCGGTCCATGGCAGGATGTCGTGCGCAATCACGTGCCGGTTGAGCATCGCCTTTTCAGCTGGTGGAGCTATCGCTCACCCAACTGGGATGAGGCAGACAAGGGGCGCCGTCTCGATCACATCTGGGCAACCGATGCCATCGCCGACAAGGTCGATCACATCGAGGTCTATCGCAACGCGCGCGGCTGGGAAAAGCCCTCCGATCACGCCCCGATCATCGCCCGTCTCGACGTCTCTGCGATCCAGAGTTAA